The Ranitomeya imitator isolate aRanImi1 chromosome 8, aRanImi1.pri, whole genome shotgun sequence genome window below encodes:
- the LOC138647409 gene encoding sodium- and chloride-dependent creatine transporter 1-like isoform X3: protein MKQGGIAAWNIAPLFKGLGFASMVIVFFCNTYYIMILVWGLYYLVHSFTNTLPWATCGHPWNTKECTEVFLVDQCSNETTTNGTNFSIMYNISCDALLNKRSPVIEFWENKVLQISSGLDKPGQLNWQMILCLLATWIIVYFCIWKGVKSTGKVVYFTALFPYVVLIVLLAHGVTLPGALDGIVYYLKPNWSKLAEAQVWIDAGTQIFFSYAIGLGALTALGSYNRFHNNCYRDAYILAAINSTTSFFAGFVVFSVLGFMASEQGVDISKVAESGPGLAFIAYPKAVTLMPFAPIWAALFFFMLLVLGLDSQVIPKDSSAKQDLPSSPNRTAVPSSSPSSPLTWARDREQVGHWHLQGRGKQGRGGGEKTGGSRVGQWCAGEITAALCCLLCFIIDLSMVTEGGMYVFQLFDYYSASGITLLWQAFWECVVIAWVYGADRFMDDVARMIGYRPLPYMKWCWSVITPLVCVGIFVFHVVNYKPLTYNKTYVYPWWGDAIGWGLALASMLCIPLTVVCKLLRSKGSLRERWHHLTTPVWGHHHLEYLTPEAETKLLPPDSLVTLGKDKATLFETVI, encoded by the exons ATGAAGCAGGGAGGAATTGCAGCGTGGAACATCGCCCCGCTTTTTAAAG GTCTTGGTTTTGCTTCGATGGTGATCGTGTTCTTCTGTAACACCTACTATATTATGATCCTGGTCTGGGGCCTCTACTATCTAGTGCACTCATTCACCAACACCCTGCCCTGGGCCACCTGTGGACATCCGTGGAATACAAAGGAGTGTACTGAAGTCTTCCTAGTGGATCAATGCTCCAACGAGACCACAACAAATGGCACCAATTTCAGCATCATGTACAACATCAGCTGTGATGCTCTCCTGAACAAGCGCTCTCCTGTCATCGAGTTCTGGGA GAACAAGGTGCTGCAGATCTCCAGTGGTCTCGATAAGCCGGGCCAGTTGAACTGGCAGATGATACTATGCCTGCTGGCTACCTGGATTATTGTCTATTTCTGCATCTGGAAGGGAGTAAAATCCACAGGAAAG GTGGTCTACTTCACAGCTCTCTTCCCGTACGTAGTGCTGATTGTTCTCTTGGCTCATGGAGTCACTCTGCCGGGGGCGCTGGACGGCATTGTCTATTATCTAAAACCTAACTGGTCTAAGCTTGCAGAAGCGCAG GTATGGATTGATGCTGGAACACAGATCTTCTTCTCCTACGCTATCGGTTTAGGGGCATTAACCGCTCTAGGCAGCTACAACAGATTTCACAATAACTGCTACAG GGACGCTTATATTCTGGCTGCTATAAACAGCACTACGAGTTTCTTTGCTGGCTTTGTGGTTTTCTCTGTCCTGGGGTTCATGGCATCAGAGCAGGGAGTTGACATATCGAAGGTTGCCGAGTCTG GTCCCGGATTGGCCTTTATTGCATATCCAAAGGCCGTGACTTTGATGCCATTTGCTCCGATCTGGGCAGCCCTGTTCTTCTTTATGCTCCTGGTCCTTGGTCTTGACAGTCAGGTAATCCCAAAGGATTCTAG TGCAAAGCAGGACCTGCCCTCCAGTCCCAACAGGACAGCTGTCCCCTCGTCATCACCTTCCTCTCCTCTTACTTGGGCCCGAGACAGGGAACAGGTTGGACACTGGCACCTTCAGGGCAGAGGCAAACAGGGCAGAGGTGGAGGTGAAAAAACGGGAGGAAGCCGAGTTGGCCAATGGTGTGCAGG GGAGATCACGGCTGCACTCTGCTGCCTTCTATGCTTCATAATTGACCTTTCCATGGTGACCGAG GGCGGGATGTACGTCTTCCAACTTTTCGACTACTATTCCGCGAGTGGCATCACGTTGCTGTGGCAAGCTTTCTGGGAGTGTGTGGTTATTGCATGGGTTTATG GTGCGGACAGATTTATGGATGACGTTGCTCGGATGATCGGTTACCGGCCTCTCCCTTACATGAAGTGGTGCTGGTCAGTGATTACGCCTCTTGTCTGCGTG GGTATTTTCGTCTTTCATGTGGTTAACTACAAGCCTCTGACTTACAACAAAACCTATGTGTATCCCTGGTGGGGTGACGCGATCGGCTGGGGTCTGGCCTTGGCTTCTATGCTCTGCATCCCGCTCACTGTTGTGTGCAAGCTGCTAAGATCCAAAGGGTCTCTACGGGAG cgttgGCACCACCTCACCACCCCGGTGTGGGGTCACCACCATCTTGAGTACCTGACCCCTGAGGCAGAAACCAAACTGCTCCCTCCCGACTCGCTGGTCACGCTCGGCAAAGACAAAGCCACTTTGTTCGAAACCGTCATCTAA